A single genomic interval of Sphingopyxis sp. CCNWLW2 harbors:
- a CDS encoding electron transfer flavoprotein subunit beta/FixA family protein gives MKILVPVKRVLDYNVKPRVKADGTGVDLANVKMSMNPFDEIGVEEAIRLKEKGVATEIIAVSVGPAKAQETLRTALAMGADRAILVQTDDAVEPLALAKIFKAIADAEQPGLVILGKQAIDDDNNQTGQMLAALTGWAQGTFASAVNVDGDSVNVTREVDGGLETVKLKLPAIVTTDLRLNEPRYASLPNIMKAKSKPLDTKSPADYGVDTAPRVKTVKVSEPPVRSAGVKVADVDELVAKLKALGVHS, from the coding sequence ATGAAAATCCTCGTCCCCGTAAAGCGGGTGCTCGATTACAACGTCAAGCCGCGGGTCAAGGCCGACGGCACGGGCGTTGACCTGGCCAATGTCAAAATGTCGATGAACCCGTTCGACGAGATCGGTGTCGAAGAAGCGATTCGCCTGAAGGAAAAGGGCGTCGCGACCGAGATCATCGCCGTTTCCGTCGGCCCGGCCAAGGCGCAGGAAACGCTGCGCACCGCGCTCGCGATGGGCGCCGACCGCGCAATCCTCGTCCAGACCGATGACGCGGTCGAGCCGCTCGCGCTCGCGAAGATTTTCAAGGCGATCGCCGACGCCGAACAGCCGGGTCTCGTGATCCTCGGCAAGCAGGCGATCGACGACGACAACAACCAGACCGGCCAGATGCTCGCAGCGCTGACCGGCTGGGCGCAGGGCACCTTCGCCAGCGCGGTCAACGTCGATGGCGATAGCGTCAATGTGACGCGCGAAGTCGACGGCGGCCTCGAAACGGTGAAGCTGAAACTCCCCGCGATCGTCACCACCGACCTTCGTCTGAACGAGCCGCGCTACGCGTCGCTGCCGAACATCATGAAGGCGAAGTCGAAGCCGCTCGATACCAAGTCGCCCGCCGATTACGGCGTCGACACGGCGCCGCGCGTCAAGACGGTCAAGGTTTCCGAACCGCCCGTCCGTTCGGCCGGCGTCAAGGTCGCCGATGTCGATGAACTGGTTGCCAAGCTCAAAGCGCTGGGAGTGCATTCATGA
- a CDS encoding serine hydrolase domain-containing protein → MRGKRLALAMMMMASAGPAATAPPLHAQAAPREVLTIDKARIDAALKAMIADGRAAGTSALIWQDGREVYFGTAGMADREAKRPMRRDTIAQIYSMTKPVTGVALMQLWEAGKFHLDDPLAKYLPEYASMRVYAGKDAAGQPLYVAAERPITVRDILRHTAGFVYGGGPTPAHDAYVAAEPLALTIPLAEASKRLAGVPLLYQPGTQWEYSIAVDVQAALVEKLSGQPFAAYVQTHIFEPLGMRETAWRQPDARLPRFAAMNVKKDGKLIQQAAAEAQVLNFRDHALTPGGFGLASTLDDYQRFARMLLNKGELDGARILKPSTVKLMATDQLDPAIKERAWLPGKGAVGFGFDFAVRKSPPQTSQENRGATGEYFWDGMASTLFWVDPANRLTAVFFVQTIPYDGTLHRDFRAAVYGRDYKGPAGD, encoded by the coding sequence ATGCGCGGCAAGCGACTGGCGTTGGCGATGATGATGATGGCGAGTGCGGGCCCGGCGGCGACCGCGCCCCCGCTGCACGCACAGGCGGCGCCGCGCGAAGTGCTGACGATCGACAAGGCGCGGATCGATGCCGCGCTGAAGGCGATGATCGCCGACGGCCGCGCCGCGGGCACGTCGGCGCTGATCTGGCAGGACGGGCGCGAGGTCTATTTCGGCACCGCCGGCATGGCCGACCGCGAAGCGAAGCGCCCGATGCGCCGCGACACGATCGCCCAAATCTATTCGATGACCAAGCCCGTCACCGGCGTCGCGCTGATGCAGCTCTGGGAGGCGGGCAAGTTCCACCTCGACGACCCGCTCGCCAAATATCTGCCCGAATATGCGAGCATGCGCGTTTATGCGGGCAAGGATGCGGCGGGCCAGCCGCTTTACGTCGCCGCCGAGCGCCCGATCACGGTGCGCGATATCCTGCGCCACACCGCGGGCTTCGTCTATGGCGGCGGGCCAACGCCCGCGCACGACGCCTATGTCGCCGCCGAACCGCTCGCGCTGACAATTCCGCTTGCCGAGGCGAGTAAACGCCTCGCGGGCGTGCCTTTGCTGTACCAGCCCGGCACCCAGTGGGAATATAGCATCGCGGTCGATGTGCAGGCGGCGCTCGTCGAAAAGCTCTCGGGCCAGCCCTTCGCGGCCTATGTCCAAACCCATATCTTCGAACCGCTGGGGATGCGGGAGACCGCGTGGCGCCAGCCCGACGCGCGGCTGCCGCGCTTCGCGGCGATGAATGTGAAGAAGGATGGCAAGCTGATCCAGCAAGCCGCGGCCGAGGCGCAGGTGCTGAATTTCAGGGATCATGCGCTGACCCCCGGCGGCTTCGGCCTCGCCTCCACCCTCGACGATTATCAGCGCTTCGCCCGGATGTTGTTGAACAAGGGGGAACTTGATGGCGCGCGCATCCTCAAGCCTTCGACCGTCAAGCTGATGGCGACCGACCAGCTCGACCCCGCGATCAAGGAACGCGCGTGGCTCCCCGGCAAAGGCGCGGTCGGTTTCGGTTTCGACTTCGCGGTGCGGAAATCGCCGCCGCAGACGTCACAGGAAAATCGCGGCGCGACGGGCGAATATTTCTGGGACGGCATGGCATCGACGCTCTTCTGGGTGGATCCGGCGAACAGGCTGACCGCGGTCTTCTTCGTCCAGACCATCCCCTATGACGGCACGCTCCACCGCGATTTTCGGGCGGCGGTCTATGGACGGGATTACAAGGGGCCGGCGGGCGACTAA
- a CDS encoding acyl-CoA dehydrogenase family protein, giving the protein MDFAMPAALQAYLDELDAFIDAEIRPLELADDNIRFFDHRREHARTDWDNQGLPRHEWETLLRQATRKADAAGHWRFSAPKKYGGKDGSNLAMAVIREHFAAKGLGLHNDLQNEHSIVGNFPFVEMFEQFATSEEQKQEFILGGFEGKRRTAFGLTEPDHGSDATHMETRAVKETRDGIDGWLINGRKMWITGMHSATHCATFCRTSGEDGDAKGITCLLVPTGTPGMTVDEYLWTFNMPTDHPRMTFSDVWVPDDARLGPEGGGLSIAQSFVHQNRIRQAASSLGAAVYCIEESVKYARTRKPFGEALAKNQAIQFPLVELATQAEMLRLLIRKTAWDMDNTPHKEVERTLSDKVSMCNYWANRLVCEAADRAMQVHGGIGYSRHKPFEHIYRHHRRYRITEGAEEIQMRKVAAYLFGFMGPRKGTLG; this is encoded by the coding sequence ATGGACTTTGCGATGCCCGCCGCCTTGCAGGCGTATCTCGACGAGCTCGACGCGTTTATCGACGCCGAGATCAGGCCGCTCGAACTGGCGGACGACAATATCCGCTTCTTCGACCACCGCCGCGAGCATGCACGCACCGACTGGGACAATCAGGGGCTGCCGCGCCACGAGTGGGAAACGCTGCTACGCCAAGCCACCCGCAAGGCCGACGCCGCGGGCCACTGGCGCTTCTCGGCGCCGAAGAAATATGGCGGCAAGGACGGCTCGAACCTCGCGATGGCGGTGATCCGCGAGCACTTCGCGGCGAAGGGCCTTGGCCTCCACAACGACCTCCAGAACGAGCACAGCATCGTCGGCAACTTCCCGTTCGTCGAGATGTTCGAGCAGTTCGCGACGAGCGAGGAGCAGAAGCAGGAATTTATCCTCGGCGGGTTCGAAGGCAAGCGCCGCACTGCGTTCGGGCTGACCGAGCCCGACCATGGCAGCGACGCAACGCATATGGAGACGCGCGCGGTCAAGGAAACCCGCGACGGCATCGACGGCTGGCTCATCAATGGCCGCAAGATGTGGATCACCGGCATGCACAGCGCGACGCACTGCGCGACCTTCTGCCGCACCAGCGGCGAGGACGGCGACGCGAAGGGGATCACCTGCCTGCTCGTCCCGACCGGCACGCCGGGCATGACGGTCGATGAATATCTGTGGACGTTCAACATGCCGACCGACCATCCGCGCATGACGTTCAGCGATGTGTGGGTGCCCGACGACGCAAGGCTCGGTCCCGAGGGCGGCGGCCTGTCGATCGCGCAGAGCTTCGTCCACCAGAACCGCATCAGGCAGGCGGCGTCCTCGCTGGGCGCCGCGGTCTATTGCATCGAGGAAAGCGTCAAATACGCACGCACCCGCAAGCCGTTCGGCGAGGCGCTGGCGAAGAACCAGGCGATCCAGTTCCCGCTCGTCGAGCTCGCGACGCAGGCCGAGATGCTGCGCCTGCTGATCCGCAAGACCGCGTGGGACATGGACAACACCCCGCACAAGGAGGTCGAGCGCACGCTCTCCGACAAGGTCAGCATGTGCAACTACTGGGCGAACCGGCTCGTCTGCGAAGCCGCCGACCGCGCGATGCAGGTCCATGGCGGCATCGGCTACTCACGCCACAAGCCGTTCGAACATATCTACCGCCACCACCGCCGCTACCGCATCACCGAAGGCGCCGAGGAAATACAAATGCGAAAGGTCGCAGCCTATCTGTTCGGATTTATGGGGCCGCGCAAAGGGACTTTGGGATAG
- a CDS encoding electron transfer flavoprotein subunit alpha/FixB family protein: protein MKTLVWVEHDGSAVKDATLAAVTAASKLGEVHLLVAGSGVDGVAKEAAQIAGVGKVHVADNAAFGHNLPENVAPLVADLMGSHDAFVAPATTTGKNIAPRVAALLDVMQISEILSVEGPKTFTRPIYAGNAIATVESSDAKLVLTVRGTAFEKAATSGGSGTVEAVSAGGDTGISSFVGAEIAKSERPELTSAKIIVSGGRALGSSEKYEEVIVPLADKLGAALGASRAAVDAGYVPNDYQVGQTGKIVAPQVYFAIGISGAIQHLAGMKDSKTIVAINKDEDAPIFQVADFGLVADLFNAVPELTGKI from the coding sequence ATGAAAACTCTGGTTTGGGTCGAACATGACGGCAGCGCCGTCAAGGACGCCACGCTCGCCGCGGTGACCGCTGCGTCGAAGCTTGGCGAAGTCCACCTCCTCGTCGCCGGTAGCGGTGTCGATGGCGTCGCCAAGGAAGCCGCGCAGATCGCCGGCGTGGGGAAAGTGCATGTCGCCGACAACGCCGCTTTCGGTCACAACCTGCCCGAAAATGTCGCGCCGCTCGTCGCCGATCTCATGGGTTCGCACGATGCCTTCGTCGCGCCCGCGACGACCACCGGCAAGAATATCGCGCCGCGCGTCGCCGCCTTGCTCGACGTGATGCAGATTTCGGAAATCCTGTCGGTCGAGGGTCCGAAGACCTTCACCCGCCCGATCTATGCCGGCAACGCGATCGCGACGGTCGAATCGTCGGACGCGAAGCTCGTCCTCACCGTCCGCGGCACCGCCTTTGAAAAGGCTGCCACCTCGGGCGGTTCGGGCACCGTCGAAGCCGTCTCGGCTGGCGGCGATACCGGCATCTCGAGCTTCGTCGGCGCCGAAATCGCCAAGTCGGAGCGTCCCGAGTTGACCTCGGCCAAGATCATCGTGTCAGGCGGCCGCGCGCTCGGTTCGAGCGAGAAGTATGAGGAAGTCATCGTACCGCTCGCCGACAAGCTCGGCGCGGCGCTCGGTGCTTCGCGCGCCGCGGTCGATGCGGGTTACGTCCCCAACGACTATCAGGTCGGCCAGACCGGCAAGATCGTCGCGCCGCAGGTCTATTTCGCGATCGGCATCTCGGGCGCGATCCAGCATCTCGCCGGGATGAAGGATTCGAAGACGATCGTCGCGATCAACAAGGACGAAGACGCCCCGATCTTCCAGGTCGCCGACTTCGGCCTCGTCGCCGATCTCTTCAATGCCGTTCCCGAACTGACCGGCAAGATCTAA
- a CDS encoding alkylphosphonate utilization protein, producing the protein MTSDEDDYVYDEASGEWLSASDARDRAAAASAGPEVRDAVGNLLADGDSVVLVKDLNVKGAGQTLKVGTVIKSIRLTGDDQEIDCRFEGIKGLVLRAEFVRKR; encoded by the coding sequence ATGACCAGCGACGAAGACGACTATGTCTATGACGAAGCGAGCGGCGAGTGGCTGTCGGCAAGCGATGCGCGCGACCGCGCGGCCGCAGCTTCGGCGGGCCCCGAGGTGCGCGATGCGGTCGGCAACCTGCTCGCCGACGGCGACTCCGTCGTGCTGGTCAAGGACCTGAACGTCAAAGGCGCGGGTCAGACGTTGAAGGTCGGCACGGTAATCAAGTCGATCCGCCTGACCGGCGACGATCAGGAAATCGATTGCCGGTTTGAAGGGATCAAAGGTCTGGTTCTGCGCGCGGAGTTTGTGCGGAAGCGGTGA
- a CDS encoding phosphotransferase family protein codes for MTVLPDLLPALMARVVGPGVLSGLTRLSGGANMESFAFEWAGAGGTSGYVLRRAPSADYMADRPFGHVDEAALVMAAFDAGVRAPEVVGVLEPGDGLGTGYVMRRVRAEVSPAKILAGPPPSLLEDLGRELARIHRIPLDRVPAAIPLMDTAAALAELRSRFLSYGGDRPVIALAIRWCEDHLPEPAPPVLVHGDYRMGNVMVGADGLAAVLDWELAHRGDAHEDLAFGCMTVWRFGQLDKPAFGVGSLEDYFAAYEAAGGTKVDRGRFRFWLIYRTLWWALGCLQMGQMWRSGADPTVERVVIGRRTAEQELDLVRLLEDEVPEAERGRALPASPGAAPAPTGEPTNREIVQAVRDWIEGSIKPHAGGHAKFEAVVAMNALGIVLRDLGAGVRSEDKALAEALLSGTTTLAEPGLLAKLRRDVLDKCAIDSPKYAALGAARADWRG; via the coding sequence ATGACGGTTCTTCCTGACTTGCTCCCAGCCTTGATGGCGCGCGTTGTCGGCCCCGGCGTTTTGTCGGGCCTGACGCGTTTGTCGGGCGGTGCGAACATGGAGAGCTTCGCGTTCGAGTGGGCGGGTGCGGGCGGGACGTCGGGCTATGTGCTGCGGCGTGCGCCGTCGGCGGATTATATGGCGGACCGCCCGTTCGGGCATGTCGACGAGGCGGCGCTGGTGATGGCGGCGTTTGATGCGGGGGTGCGGGCGCCCGAGGTGGTGGGAGTGCTGGAGCCGGGCGACGGGCTGGGCACGGGCTATGTGATGCGGCGGGTGCGGGCGGAGGTGTCGCCGGCGAAGATCTTGGCGGGTCCGCCGCCGTCGCTGCTGGAGGATCTCGGCCGCGAGCTGGCACGGATCCACCGTATCCCACTGGACCGCGTGCCCGCTGCGATCCCGCTGATGGACACGGCGGCGGCGCTGGCGGAGCTTCGCTCGCGCTTCCTGTCGTACGGCGGCGACCGCCCGGTGATCGCGCTGGCGATCCGCTGGTGCGAGGACCATCTGCCCGAACCGGCGCCGCCGGTGCTGGTGCACGGCGACTATCGCATGGGCAATGTGATGGTGGGCGCCGACGGTCTGGCGGCGGTGCTCGACTGGGAGCTCGCGCACCGCGGCGACGCGCATGAGGACCTCGCGTTCGGCTGCATGACCGTGTGGCGCTTCGGACAGCTCGATAAACCGGCGTTCGGGGTCGGCAGCCTCGAGGACTACTTCGCGGCCTATGAGGCGGCGGGCGGGACGAAGGTCGATCGCGGCCGCTTCCGCTTCTGGCTGATCTACCGGACGCTCTGGTGGGCGCTGGGGTGCCTGCAGATGGGGCAGATGTGGCGGAGCGGCGCCGACCCGACGGTCGAGCGCGTCGTCATCGGCCGGCGGACGGCGGAGCAGGAGCTCGACCTCGTTCGCTTGCTCGAGGACGAGGTGCCCGAGGCCGAGCGGGGAAGGGCGCTGCCCGCGTCGCCCGGCGCTGCACCGGCGCCGACCGGCGAGCCGACGAACCGCGAGATCGTGCAGGCGGTGCGCGACTGGATCGAGGGATCGATCAAGCCTCATGCCGGGGGCCACGCCAAGTTCGAGGCGGTGGTCGCGATGAACGCGCTCGGCATCGTGCTGCGCGACCTGGGTGCGGGCGTGCGGTCAGAAGACAAGGCACTCGCCGAGGCCTTGCTGTCGGGAACCACGACGCTCGCCGAGCCGGGCCTGCTCGCGAAGCTGCGGCGCGATGTGCTCGATAAATGCGCGATCGACAGCCCCAAATATGCCGCGCTCGGTGCGGCGCGCGCCGACTGGCGCGGATAG
- a CDS encoding energy transducer TonB, with amino-acid sequence MTAPASLSATEPAPEARWEVNAGKTKCRLIRHFTLSGQKYRLELAQGWSFGGYDWTLYGGALPTYSSATSITIALDPPAPTHRFKTNPHMFYADDERGIGWHDTDSRLFNALRDNQHIRITGAKKLDVALDLPNASNALKALEACENGLFTSWGIDAKQFRSLTARAEPSNYPGRWATTDDYPQADFARKNEGMTTFLLPVGPDGKVSDCRIVDSSGFPSLDQRTCELMLARAAFRAAKDGNGRAVSSFYINKVYWKVPR; translated from the coding sequence ATGACTGCGCCGGCAAGTCTCTCCGCAACCGAGCCTGCCCCCGAAGCGCGATGGGAGGTCAACGCCGGCAAAACCAAATGCCGACTGATCCGGCATTTCACGCTGTCCGGCCAGAAATATCGTCTCGAATTGGCTCAAGGCTGGAGTTTTGGAGGCTACGACTGGACGTTGTATGGCGGCGCGCTTCCGACCTATTCTTCGGCCACGTCGATCACAATAGCGCTCGACCCGCCCGCCCCGACGCATCGCTTCAAGACCAATCCTCATATGTTTTACGCGGATGACGAACGGGGGATTGGCTGGCACGACACCGATAGCCGTCTTTTCAATGCCTTGCGCGACAATCAGCATATACGCATCACCGGCGCGAAAAAACTCGATGTTGCGCTTGACCTGCCTAATGCGAGCAATGCCCTCAAGGCTTTGGAGGCTTGCGAGAATGGCCTGTTTACCAGCTGGGGGATTGATGCGAAACAATTTCGTTCGCTGACCGCTCGCGCCGAACCGTCAAATTACCCTGGACGATGGGCCACCACGGACGACTATCCACAGGCTGATTTCGCCCGCAAAAATGAGGGTATGACCACCTTTCTGCTGCCCGTTGGGCCCGACGGGAAAGTGAGTGATTGCCGGATCGTCGACAGTTCCGGATTCCCCAGCCTCGATCAGCGCACATGCGAATTGATGCTGGCCCGCGCCGCCTTTCGTGCGGCAAAGGACGGCAATGGCCGCGCGGTCTCGAGCTTTTATATCAACAAGGTCTACTGGAAAGTTCCGCGTTAG
- a CDS encoding DUF389 domain-containing protein, producing MAGNHPGVPGLGDAPFNAGGRRAARNADHHDAVEGDDALDRSLILASVARDARLDKKFLLLTILAAMIATLGLLQSSTAVVIGAMLVSPLMGPIMGIGFGLATLETNLIRRSLVTLAAGTAVAILVAILIIWLSPIKDVTPELRARTQPTLLDLGVAVVGGIAGVYAIMRKLSGVMVGVAIATALVPPLSTVGFGLATGRFDFAVGAALLFLTNTLAIAFAATIVARLNHFGPSLTPQHTAMQVVGIALTLGILSVPLALTLNSLAGEVRARSVVQTELRAMLGESDRVDSLNVRMEHDAIAVDGVVLVDRYAGRLDGLLAAKIGAELGREVRVNIVQLRQQTNAAVQVEEQLGRRLAALEQREEDSRAILAGLTVGALLPRERVLIDAQARRVVVQRDREAEGEQVAAAIDRVMASVQTDHPQWLIQNGSLTAATAPPTEATATE from the coding sequence GTGGCCGGTAACCATCCCGGAGTGCCCGGACTGGGCGACGCGCCGTTCAATGCCGGCGGTCGCCGCGCGGCGCGGAACGCGGACCATCACGATGCGGTCGAGGGCGACGACGCCCTCGACCGCTCGTTGATTCTGGCGAGCGTCGCGCGCGATGCGCGGCTCGACAAGAAATTCCTCCTGCTGACCATCCTCGCGGCGATGATCGCCACGCTGGGCCTGCTGCAAAGCTCGACCGCGGTCGTCATCGGTGCGATGCTCGTGTCGCCGCTGATGGGACCGATCATGGGCATCGGCTTCGGCCTCGCGACGCTCGAAACCAATCTGATTCGCCGCTCGCTGGTGACGCTGGCCGCGGGCACGGCGGTCGCGATCCTCGTCGCGATACTGATCATCTGGCTGTCGCCGATCAAGGACGTCACCCCTGAACTGCGCGCGCGAACCCAGCCCACCCTGCTCGACCTCGGGGTCGCGGTGGTTGGCGGGATTGCCGGCGTCTATGCGATCATGCGCAAGCTGTCGGGGGTGATGGTCGGCGTTGCGATTGCGACCGCGCTGGTGCCGCCGCTGTCGACCGTCGGCTTCGGCCTGGCGACGGGGCGTTTCGATTTCGCCGTCGGGGCGGCGCTGTTGTTCCTGACGAACACGCTCGCGATCGCCTTTGCCGCGACGATCGTCGCGCGGCTCAATCATTTCGGGCCGTCGCTGACGCCGCAGCATACGGCGATGCAGGTCGTGGGCATCGCCCTGACGCTAGGCATATTGTCGGTTCCGCTCGCGCTCACGCTCAACAGCCTGGCGGGCGAAGTCCGTGCGCGGTCGGTGGTCCAGACCGAACTGCGCGCGATGCTCGGCGAAAGCGACCGCGTCGACAGCCTCAATGTGCGGATGGAACATGACGCCATCGCGGTCGATGGCGTCGTGCTCGTCGACCGCTACGCCGGACGGCTCGACGGGCTGCTCGCGGCGAAAATCGGCGCCGAACTGGGCCGCGAGGTGCGCGTCAATATCGTCCAGCTGCGGCAGCAGACCAACGCCGCGGTGCAGGTCGAGGAACAGCTGGGTCGCCGCCTCGCCGCGCTCGAACAGCGCGAGGAGGACAGCCGCGCAATCCTCGCCGGCCTGACCGTCGGCGCATTGCTGCCGCGCGAACGGGTGCTGATCGACGCGCAGGCGCGCCGCGTCGTCGTCCAGCGCGACCGCGAGGCCGAGGGCGAGCAGGTCGCCGCCGCGATCGACCGCGTCATGGCTTCGGTACAGACGGACCATCCGCAATGGCTGATCCAGAATGGAAGCCTCACCGCTGCAACGGCGCCCCCCACGGAAGCCACCGCGACCGAATAG
- a CDS encoding class I SAM-dependent methyltransferase produces MIRPLTLALMLAVAATPLAAKQAAAPSYKAALADPARPAADRTRDAARKPAELLAFAQIAPGEKVGDYVMGGGYVTRLLAAAVGPSGKVYGFQPAEFIAFKKQYGDDQAAVDAAYVNVDAVAGPFAAPAFPEPLDTIITVQNFHDLYLKPFPAGTGDKASAALFAALKPGGTLVVVDHVAADGSGTTLSDSLHRIDKAAVVDALTKAGFKLEAESDLYKRADDPHTANVFDDKIRGKTDQFALRFRKPG; encoded by the coding sequence ATGATCCGCCCGCTTACCCTCGCCCTGATGCTCGCCGTCGCGGCGACCCCGCTCGCCGCCAAGCAGGCGGCTGCCCCCAGCTACAAGGCCGCACTCGCCGATCCCGCGCGGCCCGCCGCCGACCGGACACGCGACGCCGCGCGCAAGCCCGCTGAACTGCTTGCCTTCGCGCAGATCGCACCGGGCGAAAAGGTCGGCGATTATGTGATGGGCGGCGGTTACGTCACCCGGCTGCTCGCCGCCGCGGTCGGGCCGTCGGGCAAAGTCTATGGCTTCCAGCCCGCCGAATTCATCGCGTTCAAGAAACAATATGGCGACGATCAGGCCGCGGTCGATGCCGCCTATGTCAATGTCGATGCCGTTGCCGGACCGTTTGCGGCGCCCGCCTTTCCCGAGCCGCTCGACACGATCATCACGGTGCAGAATTTCCACGATCTCTATTTGAAGCCCTTTCCCGCGGGAACGGGCGACAAGGCGAGCGCGGCGCTGTTCGCGGCGCTGAAGCCCGGCGGCACGCTGGTTGTCGTCGACCATGTCGCCGCCGACGGCAGCGGCACGACGCTGTCCGACAGCCTCCACCGGATCGACAAGGCGGCCGTCGTCGACGCGCTGACCAAGGCGGGCTTCAAGCTTGAGGCCGAAAGTGACCTCTACAAGCGCGCCGACGATCCGCACACCGCGAATGTCTTCGACGACAAGATCCGCGGCAAGACCGACCAGTTCGCACTCCGCTTCCGCAAGCCAGGATGA
- a CDS encoding cupin-like domain-containing protein: MSQPDKRTLLAEGLAAGDDDSALHVRLAAAGVSAAAAKYEVDRLAKDPMAAMLRRQAARMAKQGWLLANQERLAREAEGGFALDTLASPDAEHFYRHYYEANRPAKLTGIVDHWPALARWSLDHFAAAAGDAVVEAQVERERDPDYELAKDDHRRLVRFAELIDWLRKDEASNDVYLTAYNSGTNAAALTPLWDDMAPIALLDDTRSRDGFFWLGPKGTLTPWHHDLTNNLLVQVIGRKRVRMAPPWAFARMRNSRHCFSDWGNEALPAGHGDAAVPPVLETIIGPGEAIFLPVGWWHQVEALDLSASMSFTSFRRPNTHVEGYASWGDL, encoded by the coding sequence ATGTCCCAGCCCGATAAACGCACCCTGCTCGCCGAAGGCCTTGCGGCCGGCGATGACGATAGCGCGCTCCACGTGCGCCTCGCCGCCGCGGGCGTGTCGGCGGCGGCGGCGAAATATGAGGTCGACCGGCTGGCGAAGGACCCGATGGCGGCGATGCTGAGGCGGCAGGCGGCGCGGATGGCGAAGCAGGGCTGGCTGCTCGCCAATCAGGAACGGCTCGCGCGCGAAGCGGAAGGCGGCTTCGCGCTCGACACACTCGCCAGCCCCGATGCCGAGCATTTCTATCGCCACTATTATGAGGCGAACCGGCCCGCGAAGCTGACGGGCATCGTCGATCATTGGCCGGCGCTGGCGCGTTGGTCGCTCGACCATTTCGCCGCGGCCGCGGGCGATGCCGTCGTCGAGGCGCAGGTCGAGCGCGAGCGCGATCCCGATTATGAGCTCGCCAAGGACGATCACCGCCGCCTCGTCCGTTTCGCCGAACTGATCGACTGGCTCCGCAAAGACGAGGCGAGCAACGACGTCTACCTCACCGCCTATAACAGCGGCACCAACGCCGCGGCGCTCACTCCCTTGTGGGACGATATGGCACCGATCGCGCTGCTCGACGATACACGCTCGCGCGACGGCTTTTTCTGGCTTGGCCCCAAGGGGACGCTGACCCCATGGCATCACGATCTCACCAACAATCTGCTCGTGCAGGTGATCGGGCGAAAGCGCGTGCGGATGGCGCCGCCGTGGGCGTTCGCGCGGATGCGCAACAGCCGCCATTGCTTCTCCGACTGGGGCAATGAAGCCTTGCCCGCCGGCCATGGCGATGCGGCCGTACCGCCGGTGCTCGAAACAATCATCGGCCCGGGCGAAGCCATCTTCCTGCCCGTCGGCTGGTGGCACCAGGTCGAAGCGCTCGACCTGTCGGCGAGCATGAGCTTCACGAGCTTTCGCCGGCCCAACACGCATGTCGAGGGTTACGCATCGTGGGGCGATTTGTGA